In Mycobacteriales bacterium, the following are encoded in one genomic region:
- a CDS encoding glycosyltransferase family 4 protein: MRVLALTNLYPPHFYGGYELTCRDVLERWRARGHQVGVLTSRLPGAVDAPEDRNVWRRLRPYWDWEAASERRGSALASLLAETANRRHLRRAIRRMAPDVVSVWHLGGLSIGLLNTVEGLGLPMGLVVGDDWLCYLPGLVPWQAHARRSRLWRLAGRAAGLPTGPPTLHGSVAAFVSSFTAARTAACWPDLAGRVVPPGIDPVDFPAGGPSASPRRAWTGRLLYVGRVDPAKGAHTAVAAMRHLPADHTLTIIGGGHSQHRADLAAYARDLGLGERVQFDRCPRGELRGRYLAADVVVFPSEWDEPFGLVPLEAMACGRPVVATARGGSAEYLRDGDNCVVFPAGDAQALADAVRRLAADDALRNRVVAAGRTTAARYTVDRYADELESLHEEVLAARPGGPGGSMHRGGG, encoded by the coding sequence ATGCGTGTGCTCGCGCTGACCAACCTGTATCCGCCGCATTTCTACGGCGGATACGAGCTCACCTGCCGGGACGTCCTCGAACGCTGGCGGGCGCGCGGGCACCAGGTAGGCGTCCTCACCTCCCGGCTTCCGGGGGCCGTGGACGCACCGGAGGACCGGAACGTGTGGCGCCGGCTGCGCCCCTACTGGGACTGGGAGGCGGCGTCCGAGCGGCGGGGTTCCGCGCTCGCGAGCCTGCTTGCCGAGACCGCGAACCGCCGGCATCTTCGGCGCGCGATCCGCCGGATGGCGCCGGACGTCGTATCGGTGTGGCACCTGGGCGGTCTGTCCATCGGGCTGCTGAACACGGTCGAGGGCCTCGGGCTGCCGATGGGCCTTGTCGTAGGTGACGACTGGCTGTGCTACCTGCCAGGTCTCGTTCCGTGGCAGGCGCACGCCCGCCGTTCCCGGCTCTGGCGCCTCGCCGGTCGGGCGGCGGGACTCCCGACCGGGCCGCCGACCCTGCACGGGTCGGTTGCCGCCTTCGTGAGCTCGTTCACCGCGGCGCGGACGGCTGCCTGCTGGCCCGACCTGGCCGGGCGGGTCGTGCCCCCAGGCATCGACCCGGTCGACTTCCCCGCCGGTGGCCCGTCGGCGTCGCCGCGGCGCGCGTGGACGGGGCGGCTGCTCTACGTCGGCCGCGTCGACCCGGCGAAGGGCGCGCACACCGCGGTCGCGGCCATGCGCCACCTGCCGGCGGACCACACCCTCACCATCATCGGCGGTGGCCACAGCCAGCACCGTGCGGACCTGGCGGCATACGCGCGGGATCTCGGGCTCGGCGAACGGGTGCAGTTCGACCGGTGTCCGCGCGGGGAACTGCGGGGCCGCTACCTCGCCGCCGATGTGGTGGTTTTTCCGAGCGAATGGGACGAGCCATTCGGGCTGGTTCCGCTGGAGGCGATGGCCTGCGGCCGGCCGGTCGTCGCGACCGCGCGTGGTGGCTCGGCCGAGTACCTGCGCGACGGCGACAACTGCGTCGTGTTCCCGGCCGGGGACGCGCAGGCGCTCGCCGACGCGGTGCGCCGGCTCGCGGCTGACGATGCTCTGCGCAACCGGGTGGTCGCCGCGGGCCGCACGACTGCTGCCCGGTACACGGTCGACCGGTACGCCGACGAGCTGGAGTCCCTGCACGAGGAGGTCCTGGCGGCGCGGCCGGGTGGCCCCGGTGGTTCGATGCACCGCGGAGGTGGTTGA